The following are encoded together in the Desulfovibrio desulfuricans DSM 642 genome:
- a CDS encoding nitroreductase family protein, whose amino-acid sequence MIRTVRHSLSLLLSLAALALIPAAPKAVSAADSTARMELPAPNKTGGMPLMQALAQRHTTRKGYSGAALSPQQLSDLLWATWGINREDGRRTAPTAMNRQDVRLYVALESGVWLYEPAHALVKVLDGDWRTQMGGGSLTLLYAIPQGNEWGGAHVGSLYQNAGLFCASAGLGNYVHVSGLHALDGKLPLTEGWKIFIVQTVGLLQ is encoded by the coding sequence ATGATCCGTACCGTCAGACACTCACTTTCCCTGCTGCTATCGCTGGCGGCTCTTGCCCTTATCCCCGCCGCTCCCAAGGCTGTGAGCGCTGCGGACAGCACCGCCCGCATGGAGCTGCCCGCACCCAACAAAACCGGCGGAATGCCGCTGATGCAGGCCCTGGCCCAGCGCCACACTACCAGAAAGGGCTACAGCGGCGCGGCACTTTCGCCCCAGCAGTTGAGCGATCTTTTGTGGGCGACTTGGGGCATCAACCGCGAGGATGGGCGCAGAACCGCCCCCACGGCCATGAACCGTCAGGATGTGCGTCTGTACGTGGCCCTTGAAAGCGGCGTATGGCTCTATGAACCCGCCCACGCCCTCGTCAAGGTGCTGGATGGCGACTGGCGCACCCAGATGGGCGGCGGCTCGCTCACCCTGCTCTACGCCATACCGCAGGGCAACGAATGGGGCGGGGCGCACGTGGGGTCCCTCTACCAGAACGCCGGACTTTTCTGCGCCTCGGCAGGCCTTGGCAACTATGTGCACGTTTCCGGCCTGCACGCTCTTGACGGCAAGCTCCCGCTGACCGAGGGCTGGAAGATATTTATTGTCCAGACTGTGGGCCTGCTGCAGTAA
- the dxr gene encoding 1-deoxy-D-xylulose-5-phosphate reductoisomerase, which translates to MAQLWPGLGGPSINYLSDAPGESWQQTWPRSLVLLGSTGSIGRSTLEVAAAHPQAFRMVGFACARNVQRLAEQALTWRPPHLAVLDDESAAKLRALLPADYSPRILVGSEGYAELASLPEASTVLSAQVGAAGLAGTLAAALAGKVICLANKESLVLAGDLVRRVCARTGAVVLPVDSEHNAIFQCLAGRGQEVERLILTASGGPFRGWTREALNAVTPEQALKHPNWSMGAKITIDSATLMNKGLEVIEAFHLYGVPVERIKVLVHPQSVVHSLVEFHDGSQLAQLGTPDMRMAIAACLLWPRCVPVNVPPLDLTAKALTFHEPDETAFPCLGLARQGLENRGGRCVVLNAANEAAVDLFLTGRCAFMDIPRLIAAALEAHGASNPGHQPLCAPLEDAASATDSEAALTIEAYTLAERMQRLDCQSRELVYGLARDGGFLC; encoded by the coding sequence ATGGCGCAACTCTGGCCCGGCCTGGGCGGCCCTTCCATCAACTACCTTTCTGACGCCCCCGGTGAAAGCTGGCAGCAAACATGGCCGCGCAGTCTGGTGCTGCTGGGTTCCACAGGCTCCATAGGCCGCAGTACGCTGGAAGTAGCCGCGGCGCATCCGCAGGCATTCCGCATGGTGGGTTTTGCCTGCGCCCGCAACGTGCAGCGCCTTGCGGAACAGGCCCTCACATGGAGGCCGCCGCATCTGGCTGTGCTGGACGATGAATCCGCAGCCAAACTGCGCGCGCTTCTGCCTGCGGACTACAGCCCCCGCATTCTTGTGGGGAGCGAGGGTTACGCGGAGCTGGCCTCCCTGCCCGAGGCTTCCACCGTGCTTTCCGCACAGGTGGGCGCTGCGGGCCTTGCCGGAACGCTGGCGGCGGCTCTGGCAGGCAAGGTCATCTGCCTTGCCAACAAGGAATCACTGGTGCTGGCTGGCGACCTTGTGCGCCGCGTTTGCGCCCGCACAGGGGCCGTTGTTCTGCCTGTGGATTCCGAACACAATGCCATTTTTCAGTGTCTTGCCGGACGCGGGCAGGAAGTGGAAAGGCTCATTCTCACAGCCTCTGGCGGGCCGTTTCGCGGCTGGACGCGCGAGGCCCTGAACGCCGTCACGCCCGAGCAGGCGCTCAAGCATCCCAACTGGAGCATGGGGGCCAAGATCACTATTGATTCGGCCACGCTCATGAACAAGGGGCTGGAGGTCATTGAGGCTTTTCACCTCTACGGCGTGCCCGTCGAGCGCATCAAGGTGCTGGTGCATCCCCAGTCCGTGGTGCATTCACTTGTGGAGTTTCACGATGGCAGCCAGCTTGCCCAGCTCGGCACGCCAGACATGCGCATGGCCATTGCGGCCTGTCTGCTCTGGCCGCGCTGCGTGCCGGTAAACGTACCGCCGCTTGACCTTACGGCAAAGGCGCTTACCTTTCATGAACCGGACGAAACCGCTTTTCCCTGTCTTGGGCTGGCCAGGCAGGGGCTGGAAAACCGTGGTGGACGTTGCGTAGTGCTCAACGCCGCCAATGAGGCCGCAGTGGATCTTTTCCTTACTGGCCGCTGCGCGTTTATGGACATTCCCCGGCTGATAGCCGCCGCACTGGAGGCGCACGGCGCTTCCAACCCCGGCCACCAGCCTTTATGCGCGCCCCTTGAAGATGCCGCTTCCGCAACCGACAGCGAAGCCGCACTGACAATCGAGGCGTATACACTGGCGGAGCGCATGCAGCGTCTTGACTGCCAGAGCCGCGAGCTGGTCTACGGGCTGGCCCGTGACGGAGGTTTCTTGTGCTGA
- the frr gene encoding ribosome recycling factor codes for MDIDSILLDAEDRMEKALAAQERDFSKLRTGRASTALVDGIKGDYYGTPTPISQMASVAVPDSRTVTIQPWDKGGISVIEKAILKSDLGLTPINDGKVIRIMIPPLTEERRKDLVKVARKYTEDAKVAVRNVRRDANDSLKKLEKDKAISEDEQKKASEDVQKLTDKFVADADKKCTAKEKEIMEI; via the coding sequence ATGGATATAGACAGCATCCTTCTGGACGCCGAAGACCGTATGGAAAAGGCCCTTGCCGCGCAGGAACGCGATTTTTCCAAGCTGCGCACGGGCCGCGCCTCCACCGCTCTGGTGGACGGCATCAAGGGCGACTATTACGGCACCCCCACGCCCATCAGCCAGATGGCCTCCGTTGCCGTGCCCGACAGCCGCACCGTGACAATCCAGCCATGGGACAAGGGCGGCATTTCGGTGATTGAAAAGGCCATTCTGAAGTCTGACCTGGGCCTTACGCCCATCAATGACGGCAAGGTCATCCGCATCATGATACCGCCGTTGACCGAAGAACGCCGCAAGGATCTGGTCAAGGTGGCCCGCAAATACACCGAGGACGCCAAGGTGGCGGTGCGCAACGTGCGCCGCGACGCCAACGACAGCCTGAAAAAGCTGGAAAAAGACAAGGCCATCAGCGAAGACGAACAGAAGAAGGCTTCTGAAGACGTACAAAAGCTGACGGACAAGTTTGTGGCTGATGCCGACAAAAAGTGCACGGCCAAAGAAAAGGAAATCATGGAAATCTAG
- the tsaB gene encoding tRNA (adenosine(37)-N6)-threonylcarbamoyltransferase complex dimerization subunit type 1 TsaB, whose amino-acid sequence MQNGTGLELILNAAEGALQIIVTEDERLICVQEWHKADRATEILAPALAEICSSLGIKPADFRRIACVRGPGSFTGIRLVLTTAAALRRVGKARLAGLDYMQALATSAVLQHNLFYGTPVWVLTHARRNLVHCQPFMSYGPQIPAQPTQAVDLCAPQEAMRRIEAAQGAPLPDGTDRHRRTHICGSGLARNADAFAALEGMRMVPVEEETDSPFTMPRLVCPDTASLCLLARHGDYFDADVEPLYVRPCDAVENLPQLAPRLGLTGEHAVAALGTMLERSPKSEI is encoded by the coding sequence ATGCAGAACGGCACCGGGCTTGAGCTTATCCTCAATGCCGCAGAGGGGGCGCTCCAGATCATTGTCACCGAAGACGAGCGGCTGATCTGCGTGCAGGAATGGCACAAGGCCGACAGAGCGACTGAAATTCTGGCTCCGGCTCTGGCAGAGATTTGCAGCAGTCTTGGCATCAAGCCCGCCGACTTTCGGCGCATTGCCTGCGTGCGCGGGCCGGGTTCCTTTACGGGCATACGGCTGGTGCTTACCACCGCCGCGGCCCTGCGCCGCGTGGGGAAGGCCCGTCTGGCGGGCCTGGACTACATGCAGGCTCTTGCCACCAGCGCCGTGCTCCAGCACAACCTGTTTTACGGCACCCCAGTATGGGTGCTCACGCACGCACGCCGCAATCTTGTGCATTGCCAGCCCTTCATGTCGTATGGGCCGCAGATTCCGGCCCAGCCCACGCAGGCTGTTGACCTCTGCGCACCGCAGGAGGCCATGCGCCGTATTGAGGCCGCACAGGGAGCGCCCCTGCCGGATGGCACCGACAGGCACCGCCGTACGCACATCTGCGGCAGCGGCCTTGCCCGCAATGCCGATGCATTTGCGGCTCTGGAAGGCATGCGTATGGTTCCCGTAGAAGAGGAGACCGACTCTCCATTCACCATGCCCCGGCTGGTCTGTCCGGATACGGCCTCGCTGTGTTTGCTGGCCCGTCACGGTGATTATTTTGATGCAGATGTGGAGCCGCTCTACGTGCGGCCCTGCGATGCGGTTGAAAATCTCCCCCAACTGGCCCCCCGCCTGGGCTTGACCGGCGAACACGCGGTCGCCGCGCTGGGTACCATGCTGGAGCGCTCCCCCAAAAGCGAAATCTGA
- a CDS encoding DEAD/DEAH box helicase, whose translation MNDCADSASDAALHGISVSEPDDALPRVTLDELPEAVSAACRRAGWQSLMPVQSLALPYLLAGRDIMVQSRTGSGKTGCYLLPMLPHISADLKAPQALVLAPTRELAVQVEREAAVIFAETGIRTVAVYGGVGYKKQMDALRDGAQVIVGTPGRVLDHLLRRTMELRDLRVLVFDEADRMLSIGFYPDMKEIQSYLPQKRIHTCLFSATYPPHVLKLALEFMAEPAMLSLSQKEVHVAEVQHLFCEVKPMDKDRALVRLLETENPASAIIFCNTKSNVHYVTGVLQGFGYSADELSADLSQSRREAVLEKIREGKLQYLVATDVAARGIDIAQLSHVFLYEPPEDHESYIHRAGRTGRAGAAGTVISLVDVMQRMELDRIAKHYKIGIMPLPLPSDEDVARVAGARLTAILEGRFRNLTGLERMRVGRYAQLARDLATQSDEEDNVLLLAMLLDACHQESLCETRFPDGRPRAAEGQQRQSRQAKLGRSRGARPKPSGGRSADAVEASPAASEGQSGGSAQDSGSDSGAGEGKSSHSGNRRRRSSRRRGGNATEGTAGQSADGQGQGSPREGGD comes from the coding sequence ATGAATGATTGTGCGGATTCCGCTTCTGATGCCGCGTTGCACGGCATTTCCGTCAGCGAACCCGATGACGCCCTGCCCAGGGTTACCCTTGACGAATTGCCCGAGGCCGTGAGTGCGGCCTGCCGCCGGGCTGGCTGGCAAAGCCTTATGCCCGTGCAGTCGCTGGCCTTGCCCTATCTGCTGGCCGGGCGCGACATCATGGTGCAGTCCCGCACTGGCAGCGGCAAGACTGGCTGCTACCTCTTGCCCATGCTTCCCCATATTTCCGCCGACCTCAAGGCCCCGCAGGCTCTGGTGCTGGCCCCCACGCGCGAGCTCGCCGTTCAGGTTGAGCGAGAGGCCGCTGTAATTTTTGCAGAAACAGGCATCCGCACTGTCGCTGTTTATGGCGGCGTGGGCTATAAAAAGCAGATGGATGCCCTGCGCGACGGCGCGCAGGTTATTGTGGGCACGCCTGGGCGCGTGCTTGACCACTTGCTGCGCCGCACCATGGAACTGCGCGACCTGCGCGTTCTGGTTTTTGACGAGGCCGACCGTATGCTTTCCATCGGGTTTTATCCCGACATGAAGGAAATCCAGAGCTATCTGCCGCAAAAGCGCATCCATACATGCCTGTTTTCCGCCACGTATCCGCCCCATGTACTCAAGCTGGCGCTTGAATTCATGGCGGAACCGGCCATGCTTTCCCTTTCGCAAAAAGAAGTGCACGTGGCCGAAGTGCAGCACCTCTTTTGCGAGGTGAAGCCTATGGATAAAGACCGCGCGCTCGTGCGCCTGCTGGAAACGGAAAACCCCGCCTCCGCCATTATTTTTTGCAATACCAAGTCCAACGTTCATTATGTGACGGGCGTTTTGCAGGGCTTTGGCTACAGCGCCGACGAGCTTTCCGCGGATCTTTCGCAGTCGCGCCGCGAGGCCGTGCTTGAAAAAATCCGCGAGGGCAAGCTGCAATATCTTGTAGCTACGGATGTTGCGGCGCGCGGCATTGACATTGCGCAGCTCTCACACGTCTTTCTGTACGAGCCGCCGGAAGATCACGAAAGCTACATCCATCGCGCAGGCCGCACAGGCCGCGCGGGTGCTGCCGGTACGGTCATTTCGCTGGTGGACGTGATGCAGCGCATGGAGCTTGACCGTATCGCCAAGCACTACAAGATCGGCATAATGCCCCTGCCTCTGCCTTCGGACGAAGACGTGGCGCGGGTAGCCGGAGCCAGACTGACCGCCATTCTTGAAGGGCGGTTCCGCAATCTGACCGGGCTTGAACGCATGCGCGTCGGGCGCTATGCCCAGCTTGCGCGCGATCTGGCCACGCAGAGCGATGAAGAAGACAACGTACTGCTTCTGGCCATGCTGCTGGATGCCTGCCATCAGGAAAGCCTGTGCGAAACGCGCTTTCCCGATGGGCGGCCTCGCGCCGCCGAGGGCCAGCAGCGTCAGTCGCGTCAGGCAAAGCTGGGCCGTTCACGCGGTGCCCGGCCAAAGCCGTCCGGTGGCCGCAGCGCGGACGCAGTGGAAGCCAGCCCCGCTGCCTCTGAAGGGCAGAGCGGGGGATCAGCCCAGGATTCCGGTTCTGATTCCGGCGCTGGCGAGGGCAAATCTTCGCATTCCGGCAATCGTCGCCGCCGTTCCTCGCGACGCCGTGGCGGCAATGCAACCGAGGGTACTGCAGGGCAATCTGCCGACGGGCAGGGCCAGGGTTCGCCCCGCGAGGGCGGAGACTAG
- a CDS encoding histidinol-phosphatase: protein MICADIHNHTVASHGLATVGEMFAAALARNLVWYGFSEHSPLPPGYSCPLYKGDLSVTFPAYADEVLALREQTASPKSGAQAQPRVLLGMELDWLPVNTPWMRDMVSRYAFDYIIGGLHFVDDVPVGSPRSWGPEVERQERFARYDAYYDAMRELAASGMVDVVAHPDFIKVCCFDDFQAWLALPGSTDRIAAVLEAMRATDTAMEVSSAGLRKPFHEPYPGPVIMRLAADLGLRISFGSDAHNMEDTGSHFMELAAYAASFGFSRSRICVSRERRELTF, encoded by the coding sequence ATGATCTGCGCCGACATTCATAACCATACCGTTGCTTCGCACGGCCTTGCCACAGTGGGCGAAATGTTTGCTGCCGCACTGGCGCGCAATCTGGTCTGGTACGGTTTTTCAGAACATTCCCCCCTGCCGCCCGGTTATTCCTGCCCCTTGTACAAGGGCGACCTCTCCGTGACCTTCCCTGCCTATGCCGACGAAGTACTGGCCTTGAGAGAGCAGACCGCCAGCCCAAAATCTGGCGCGCAGGCCCAACCGCGTGTACTGCTGGGCATGGAGCTTGACTGGCTGCCGGTCAACACACCCTGGATGCGCGATATGGTCAGCCGCTATGCTTTTGACTACATCATCGGCGGGCTGCATTTTGTGGACGATGTGCCTGTAGGCTCTCCCCGCAGTTGGGGGCCGGAGGTTGAGCGCCAAGAGCGTTTTGCGCGTTACGATGCCTATTATGATGCCATGCGTGAGCTGGCTGCCAGCGGGATGGTGGATGTGGTGGCCCACCCGGATTTCATCAAGGTGTGCTGCTTTGATGATTTTCAGGCATGGCTGGCCCTGCCGGGCAGCACCGACCGCATAGCAGCCGTGCTTGAGGCCATGCGCGCTACAGATACAGCCATGGAAGTTTCTTCGGCTGGCTTGCGCAAGCCCTTCCACGAACCCTACCCCGGCCCGGTCATCATGCGCTTGGCGGCGGATCTGGGTCTGCGCATCAGCTTTGGTTCCGATGCGCACAATATGGAAGACACTGGCTCGCACTTCATGGAATTGGCGGCCTATGCCGCGTCCTTTGGTTTTTCGCGCAGCCGCATTTGCGTAAGCCGTGAGCGCAGGGAACTGACGTTCTAG
- a CDS encoding bifunctional riboflavin kinase/FAD synthetase — MKIVHSVDALGTLAGAAVTIGNFDGVHLGHQALIRRTLEVATLEGLTPVVMTFWPHPRQVLFPERGHMPLTTREDRFALLETLGVPFVLELPFTRELASLDAGTFVQTILEPMHLRRLVVGYDFTLGRNRGGQVTVLRELGALTGFTVEQLEPVLVDGTVVSSTSLRGLIGQGDVARAARLLGRFHGFSGEVVHGDGRGAGLGFPTANQRKPEVVLPVEGVYATRATLDGHAWPAVTCVGRKPTFGDNELGVETFLLEDGKNLYGQMMRLEFVGRVRGEERFASVDALKQRIAQDVKDARSLLAQAAF, encoded by the coding sequence ATGAAAATCGTCCATTCAGTTGACGCGCTGGGCACCCTCGCGGGTGCGGCCGTCACCATCGGCAATTTCGACGGCGTCCATCTTGGGCATCAGGCTCTTATCCGCCGCACCCTCGAGGTTGCTACGCTGGAAGGCCTGACCCCGGTGGTCATGACCTTCTGGCCGCATCCCCGCCAGGTGCTCTTTCCCGAGCGCGGGCACATGCCCCTCACCACGCGCGAAGACAGGTTCGCCCTGCTTGAAACGCTGGGCGTTCCCTTTGTGCTTGAGCTGCCCTTTACGCGCGAACTGGCCTCGCTGGATGCCGGAACATTCGTGCAGACCATTCTTGAACCCATGCATCTGCGCCGCCTTGTGGTGGGCTACGATTTTACGCTGGGCCGCAACCGTGGGGGGCAGGTCACCGTACTGCGCGAGCTTGGCGCACTGACCGGCTTTACCGTTGAACAGCTTGAACCCGTGCTGGTAGATGGCACGGTGGTCAGCTCCACATCTCTGCGCGGACTTATCGGCCAGGGAGATGTGGCGAGGGCCGCGCGCCTGCTTGGGCGATTCCACGGTTTCAGCGGCGAAGTTGTGCACGGCGATGGGCGCGGGGCTGGCCTGGGCTTCCCCACCGCCAACCAGCGCAAGCCCGAAGTGGTGCTTCCTGTGGAAGGCGTGTACGCCACCCGCGCAACTCTGGACGGGCACGCATGGCCCGCAGTGACCTGTGTGGGCCGCAAACCCACCTTTGGCGACAACGAACTTGGTGTTGAAACTTTTTTGCTGGAAGACGGCAAAAACCTTTATGGTCAGATGATGCGCCTGGAGTTTGTGGGCCGTGTGCGGGGTGAAGAACGCTTTGCCTCCGTGGACGCGCTCAAACAGCGCATTGCCCAGGATGTGAAGGACGCCCGCTCCCTGCTTGCGCAAGCTGCATTTTAG
- a CDS encoding isoprenyl transferase, whose translation MTDHPDKLPTHLAIIMDGNGRWAQARGLPREAGHRAGAETVRNIVTECRSLGIRHLTLYTFSSENWNRPKTEISALFSLLMEFLSREVPRMVEQGISMRVLGDLDSMPLAQRTALRHAIKRTEGGRDMVLNLALNYGGRGEIVRAVQTMLREGLRPEDVTEQAVADHLYTAGQPDPDLLIRTSGEQRLSNYLLYQCAYSELYFTPVPWPDFDAAQLRMALDAYAARSRRFGKTQEQIDAH comes from the coding sequence ATGACGGATCATCCAGACAAACTGCCCACACACCTCGCCATCATCATGGACGGCAATGGCCGCTGGGCTCAGGCGCGCGGGTTGCCCCGCGAAGCAGGCCACCGCGCTGGCGCGGAAACCGTGCGCAACATTGTGACCGAATGCCGGTCTCTGGGCATACGCCACCTCACGCTCTACACCTTTTCCAGCGAAAACTGGAACCGCCCCAAGACAGAAATCAGCGCTCTTTTCAGTCTGCTGATGGAATTTTTGAGCCGCGAGGTGCCGCGCATGGTCGAACAAGGCATTTCCATGCGCGTTCTGGGCGATCTTGACTCCATGCCCCTTGCCCAGCGCACGGCCCTGCGCCATGCCATCAAACGCACAGAGGGCGGCAGGGACATGGTTCTGAACCTCGCCCTCAACTATGGCGGCAGGGGCGAAATTGTACGCGCCGTGCAAACCATGCTGCGCGAAGGCCTGCGCCCTGAAGACGTGACTGAACAGGCCGTTGCCGACCATCTTTATACTGCCGGACAACCGGACCCTGACCTGCTTATCCGCACCAGCGGCGAGCAAAGGCTGAGCAATTATCTGCTCTACCAGTGCGCCTACAGCGAACTGTATTTCACGCCCGTGCCATGGCCGGACTTCGACGCTGCGCAGCTCCGCATGGCACTTGACGCCTATGCCGCCCGTTCGCGCCGCTTCGGCAAAACACAGGAGCAAATTGATGCCCATTGA
- the rseP gene encoding RIP metalloprotease RseP, translated as MLTTIIAVVVVLGGLIFFHELGHFAVARGLGMGVSTFSLGFGPKILKYRKGKTEYALSLVPLGGYVALVGESDPKDIPEGFTEKESFALRPAWQRLLVVAAGPAANIILAWLLCWTLALGWGTPVLLPQVGGVVQNGPADKAGIQPGDTIVSINGAAVANWQAMADAITQSNGKTLAVTLSRPDMAPQADDQTRADEAAQPEQGMIISVELTPERSIRKTIFGEEESAWLIGIRNSGAVRLVQHGFADAAIAGAGQTADMVSLTWQSFVKLAERVVPLDQVGGPIMIMQMVGKQAHEGLAGLLALAALISINLGILNLLPIPVLDGGQIVFCLWEIIFRRPLNARLQDYAMRAGIALLVALMLLATYNDLWRILKNTGWFGSGS; from the coding sequence GTGCTGACAACAATTATTGCAGTAGTGGTCGTTCTTGGCGGCCTGATCTTTTTCCACGAACTGGGGCACTTTGCCGTGGCGCGTGGTCTTGGCATGGGCGTTTCCACGTTCTCGCTGGGCTTTGGCCCCAAGATTCTCAAATACCGCAAGGGTAAGACGGAATACGCCCTGTCGCTGGTGCCGCTCGGCGGCTATGTGGCCCTGGTGGGCGAAAGCGACCCCAAGGACATTCCCGAAGGCTTTACTGAAAAAGAAAGCTTTGCCTTGCGCCCCGCATGGCAGCGTCTGCTTGTGGTTGCCGCCGGGCCTGCCGCCAATATCATTCTGGCGTGGCTGCTCTGCTGGACCCTGGCCCTTGGCTGGGGCACCCCCGTGCTGCTGCCGCAGGTTGGCGGCGTTGTGCAGAATGGCCCTGCGGACAAAGCGGGCATTCAGCCCGGCGACACCATTGTGAGCATCAACGGCGCTGCCGTTGCCAACTGGCAGGCCATGGCCGACGCCATCACGCAGAGCAACGGCAAAACGCTTGCCGTCACGCTTTCGCGCCCGGACATGGCCCCCCAGGCTGACGATCAAACCCGCGCCGATGAAGCCGCGCAGCCCGAGCAGGGCATGATCATCAGCGTGGAACTCACGCCTGAACGTTCTATCCGCAAAACCATCTTTGGCGAAGAAGAAAGCGCATGGCTTATCGGCATCCGTAATTCCGGCGCAGTGCGGCTTGTGCAGCACGGCTTTGCCGATGCGGCCATTGCCGGAGCGGGCCAGACCGCAGACATGGTTTCACTCACGTGGCAGAGTTTTGTAAAACTGGCCGAGCGCGTGGTGCCGCTGGATCAGGTGGGCGGCCCCATCATGATCATGCAGATGGTGGGCAAGCAGGCCCACGAAGGCCTTGCCGGGCTGCTTGCACTGGCGGCGCTCATCAGCATCAACCTTGGCATTCTGAACCTGCTGCCCATCCCCGTGCTGGATGGCGGGCAGATTGTTTTTTGCCTGTGGGAAATAATTTTCCGCCGTCCGCTCAACGCCCGGTTGCAGGATTACGCCATGCGCGCGGGCATTGCCCTGCTGGTGGCTCTCATGCTGCTTGCCACCTATAACGACCTGTGGCGCATCCTCAAGAATACCGGCTGGTTCGGGAGCGGCTCATAA
- a CDS encoding phosphatidate cytidylyltransferase, with protein sequence MPIDPSTQSIDIRRIFTGLALAAVLLLALWFRGLPLLFVILLVCALGLWEFYSLFWGSSRVPSRICAIVLGWCMICLTWLHRPQDALVCLGAGFVLASMSFLFRWDVVEDDNAFASSGIFMAGLAYVPLLLLPATYLSTTKLIFVIAAVAISDTTAYFVGTRFGHHKLWPRVSPKKSSEGAVGSLVGCVIFCAIYGEIYGKTGWFSFALLGIAINAFAQLGDLFESALKRSVNIKDSGNLLPGHGGILDRADSLLFAMPMVAVVDQWFFFF encoded by the coding sequence ATGCCCATTGATCCTTCAACGCAATCCATCGATATCCGTCGTATTTTCACAGGCCTTGCCCTTGCCGCGGTCTTGCTGCTGGCACTCTGGTTCAGAGGCCTGCCCTTGCTGTTCGTTATTTTGCTGGTATGCGCCCTTGGACTGTGGGAGTTCTACTCCCTGTTCTGGGGTTCCAGCCGTGTACCCAGCCGCATTTGCGCCATCGTGCTTGGCTGGTGCATGATCTGCCTCACGTGGCTGCACAGGCCGCAAGATGCTCTGGTCTGCCTTGGCGCTGGCTTTGTGCTGGCCTCCATGAGTTTTCTTTTCCGGTGGGATGTTGTTGAAGACGATAATGCCTTTGCCTCCAGCGGCATCTTTATGGCGGGGCTGGCATATGTGCCCCTGCTGCTGCTCCCGGCGACCTACCTCTCCACCACCAAGCTCATCTTTGTTATTGCAGCGGTGGCCATTTCCGACACCACCGCCTACTTTGTGGGTACGCGATTCGGCCACCACAAACTGTGGCCCCGCGTCAGCCCCAAAAAAAGCTCGGAAGGCGCGGTGGGCAGCCTTGTTGGCTGCGTGATCTTTTGCGCCATTTACGGCGAAATTTACGGCAAGACCGGCTGGTTCTCCTTTGCACTGCTGGGTATTGCGATCAATGCCTTCGCCCAGTTGGGCGACCTCTTTGAATCCGCCCTCAAGCGCTCGGTAAACATCAAGGATTCCGGCAATCTGCTGCCTGGACACGGCGGCATCCTCGACAGGGCCGACAGCCTGCTGTTTGCCATGCCCATGGTGGCCGTTGTTGACCAGTGGTTTTTCTTCTTTTAG
- the pyrH gene encoding UMP kinase: MPTLKYKRVLLKLSGEALAGENKTGIDPETVATICREIGTVLEMGVEMALVIGGGNIFRGLSGSAKGMERSSADYMGMLATVLNALAVQDMLEKLGYPTRVLSAITMQEVCEPFIRRRALRHMEKGRVVICAAGTGNPYFTTDTTAALRGMELKCDAIIKATKVDGIYDKDPNKYSDAVKYDSITYDETLARHLGVMDATAFALVRDNNVPIIVCRMFGGDICRAVTGESVGTIVQN, encoded by the coding sequence ATGCCCACACTGAAATACAAGCGCGTGCTGCTCAAGCTGAGCGGCGAGGCCCTGGCCGGAGAAAACAAGACCGGCATTGACCCCGAAACCGTAGCCACCATCTGCCGTGAAATCGGCACCGTGCTCGAAATGGGCGTGGAAATGGCCCTTGTGATTGGCGGGGGCAACATTTTTCGCGGGCTTTCCGGCTCGGCCAAGGGCATGGAACGTTCGTCCGCCGACTACATGGGCATGCTGGCCACAGTGCTCAACGCGCTGGCCGTGCAGGATATGCTGGAAAAGCTGGGCTACCCCACGCGCGTGCTTTCGGCCATCACTATGCAGGAAGTGTGCGAACCCTTCATCCGCCGCCGCGCCCTGCGCCATATGGAAAAGGGCCGCGTGGTCATCTGCGCCGCAGGCACCGGCAACCCCTACTTCACCACTGACACCACCGCCGCCCTGCGCGGCATGGAACTGAAGTGCGACGCCATCATCAAGGCCACCAAGGTTGACGGCATCTACGACAAAGACCCCAACAAATATTCAGATGCCGTCAAGTACGACAGCATCACCTATGACGAAACACTGGCGCGCCATCTGGGCGTCATGGACGCCACGGCCTTTGCCCTTGTGCGCGACAACAACGTGCCCATCATCGTATGCCGCATGTTTGGCGGCGACATCTGCCGCGCCGTCACCGGCGAGTCCGTAGGCACCATCGTTCAGAACTGA